The region GCTGTTACCAATATTCTTTATCAATATGATACAATATTTTGATGCTTAGCATAGTCCAGTAGAGACACATTAGATGCCGTCAGCTCAAGTCAGCTGTCACCAAGATGTCGCAGGGCAGTTAACTGAATCGAAACATGCAATATGATGTTATGTTGCACTTACTACACGACTGTCTCTGGAGCGCTACATTTGACAGCAgtgctggactggccatctggtatACCGGGCaaatgcccggtgggccggcctctttagGGGCCgatgctgtatttatttatttttacttattattttcttatttaccACAAGAGACTGGTCCATAATTTAGAAGGAACCGTCCATTTATCAATTTTAAACATAGATAGAAAACTGAAACATTAACAATAAGCaccagtggcagaactacatgttaggcaagagCCGTGCTGGGCCGGGTTAGGTCAGCAGGCTTAAGGCAATATGCCagggccaatttttttgtgtcagtccAGCACTGTTTGACAGTATAGGCTAACTCCCACAATTTAAATTTGCTCCCCCTAGGGTCCATACCTCATGATCAACATAGCAACAGAAGATGTGGCCgacaatatgtaaaaaaaatttactcTTGGGCAGGATTTGGTGTTTGACACACAGCCGCAGTGCTGTATGTCACTGTGCTGACATGTTATGGAGGTGAAGCTAAAAACTGCAAACACCCCTTTATTTAAGACATCACTGACTTTTCTGAGTGGCTAACCTTTGGGTGCAATTTTGGCACACTGTACATTTGATTGCTTACTTTAAAGAACAGAAAGCAATCAAATTTAAGGCCTTCTTTCTGGCTCGGGAGAGTGCTGAAGACATAGAACCGTGCATAGGCCTCATTCAAGTGATctttaaagttctttttttttttctgaaagctcagtattgttcattcaatttgacatcgtcatccttttttttttttttttattaaaaaaaaaatatatatatatatatatatatatatatatatatatatatatatatatacacagtatatatatatttttttgtatgtgggtgagtatgtgtatgtgcgtgcgagcgtgtgtgtattcatcagttcacctagagcctattaaaaaaaaataccatactaataatataatataataataaattgccaaatgcagaaacatcaatgtaagttatcacgatgtggtggctctcgctaacagacagaattaagtaaccagaattaggttaaaaaattctgtatacgtagaccatgtttctataaattttgatatttggtttttatttgaggcagatattttttccattaaaatgtgatttatgaggaggttagtccattggtcgatattcagagtttttttatttttccagttaacaagaattgttttttttgcgatagtaagggcgacaagtgtagattgaaattgtttatgtggtaagtcaattgttgttaggtcacctagcatacacaagtttggagataaaggtatcctacagtccaaaatagcggaaagtttttctaagactttagtccagaaatacataaccggagtacataaccatgaacataagtgtctgtagtgttttgtaaacattggagacaaatgtcggagtctgagagtcccattttcttcatcatatattgagtaatgtatgttctgtgaataattctatattggataagttgtaaatttgtgtgttttgtcattttaaatgcgttttcacaaacttgaatccaaaagtcagattccggtgctatagacaagacattttatcagtatatgaaagtaacttatatatatttttgaaagtttttttgttgttgtcggagaaagcttggtaatttctttagctaaaacaggcggttggagcgtaccccgaagtgttggaatttttttctttatcatatttttaacttgtagataatgtaaaaaatttccgttttttattttgtatttttggagcaaggatgtatatgatataaacatattatctgagaagagatggtggagatgtgtaattcctttctgctcccacacacctaaataaaacggttggttgttaagttgaaagtcggggttatgccataggggagaaagcccacagggctccacttgggcttttgtaatttctagtgccttccaccaggcagtcagggtggcggaaatcattgggtttttaaaacaattatgtcacttaatcgatgttgtaataaagagtaaatcgttaagtctgaggttattacaatccttctgttctagttccagccaacagttagtgtctctgttgggttgtgcccatagaacgatatattgtagctggttagctatatagtagtacataaaatttggtgcctctagaccacctttggatttacttttctgaagagtatatagactaatctttgctttttttttattccagtaaaattttgtaacggccgagtccaacaactggaaccagttagctgtaggtttaaatggaatcattgagaaaaaaatagtttattttgggtaaaactttcattttaatggtggctattcgtcctattagagaaataggaagattattccagcgctccaagtcactataaatgctatccagaagtggagtaaagtttaaatgaattaaatcagttaatttaggtgagatttttatgcctaagtattttaaattacctataggaaatgagtagtgtgggtccttgtcagtaaggtgggggctttaggacccagatgcgggaaggcagaggtgcagtccaaaaagacgttttaatatctaatcaaaaaaaacctaacttcaaaatacactgaactaacaaaacatgaagctaaacatgacaaaacaactaaggcgagaccaacaacatgacatggatcctgatcaggcgaagaggtcagcgtgacgtggcgaaagacttacgacagttgcaacagcaaaaatgaactgacacagacaggggggagacaaccgactaaatacaccaacactaatgacatgacaagacacacctggctgagggcactgattggatgacacatgagggtaatggggaaaggtggacacaatcagggttgacacagacaccacacgaggaagggcaagtgaccagaaatgagaggagtcagacttttcacaataaaacagaaaatgacaagacaaggggaaaacatgacggagtaaacaagactgaaaataaacatgacagaacccctccgtcgagggacggcttccagacgtcccttaaaaagttcaaaaacagggcgggcggagggggcgcggaggcgggaacctgacacatcactccagtctagtccgggggacgtcccggacgccaaacgaggggagcccggcggcgccgatgtggagggcgccccggacgccacaccggaataggacggccgtgggatgaacatctcctgtccacccccatgggcctgacgccgccatggaagaagcgaagagaccccgacacggaaacctgggcctgacgcggagctgatacgggatcttggggctgacgtgaaaacggcacgggaacctggagctgacgcgaaaacggcacgggaacctggagctgacgcgaaaacggcacgggaacctggagctgacgcggaaCCGGCACGGGatcctggggctgacgcggaaCCGGCACGGGatcctggggctgacgcggaaCCGGCACGGGatcctggggctgacgcggaaccggcacggggaccgggagctgccgcggagccggcggagccggcacggggaccgggagctgccgcggagccggcggagccgggacgggaacctggggctgcgtcggagccgggacgggaacctggggctgcgtcggagccgggacgggaacctggggctgcgtcggagccgggacgggaacctggggctgcgtcggagccgggacggggacctggggctgcgtcggagccgggacggggacctggggctgcgtcggagccgggacggggacctggggctgcgtcgGCCgtcgtggctcggagacctggggctgcgtcggccgacgtggctcggagacctggggctccgacggccgacgtggctcggagacctggggctccgacggccgacgtggctcggggacctggggctccgacggccgacgtggctcggggacctggggctccgacggccgacgtggctcggggacctggggctccgacggccgacgtggctcggggacctggggctccgacggccgacgtggctcggggacctggggctccgacggccgacgtggctcggggacctggggctccgacggccgacgtggctcggggacctggggctccgacggccgacgtggctcggggacctggggctccgacggccgacgtggctcggggacctggggctccgacggccgacgtggctcggggacctggggctccgacggccgacgtggctcggggacctggggctccgacggccgacgtggctcggggacctggggctccgacggccgacgtggctcggggacctggggctccgacggccgacgtggctcggggacctggggctccgacggccgacgtggctcggggacctggggctccgacggccgacgtggctcggggacctggggctccgacggccgacgtggctcggggacctggggctccgacggccgacgtggctcggggaactggggctccgacggccgacgtggctcggggacctggggctccgacggccgacgtggctcggggactttggacttcggctgacgtggctcggggactttggacttcggctgacgtggctcggggactttggacttcggctgacgtggttcggggactttggacttcggctgacgtggttcggggactttggacttcggctgacgtggttcggggactttggacattggctgacgtggcacgatagggacttgaggctgcggagcCGGAGCCTCATCAGCCTGCCACCATGGGGAGTGAGGAGCAATAGGGAGACTATAACCCGAGGATACCGAGAGTGAAGGATCGTGACGTAAACTAACGGGAGTGGGTAAGGAACCAGGTAAAGGGGAAACTATGTCATGACGTGGCGGTAACGGTGGGCTATGAGGTGCACGCGATGGGGACCGGTGTGGTGAACACGGCGGAGACCCAGGTGAGGAGGGGTGACATGACCCGGTGTCAAAATAATCCCTAAATGAAAACTGTGAAGAAAACATGTGGGGAACTAAGCTGGTGAAAAAGTCCAATTCGGAGTCAGATTCGGAATTGTAATCCGTAAGTGTATTAATGGGAAAGGGaccttcattttcatcatcgGAGATGTCAGAGTCTAAAAAACATTGAGGCGACAAAATGGTGTCGTAGGGCAGAGACTTGAGTGCGTTTTGCTGATCGCGTGAAAGGGGAAGAGAAGACAAATACCGCGAAAAGGAGCTTACTTGGATggaatgggattggatggcaggCTGATGGTGCTTCCGTGTCGACCGACGACGAGCCGGTCGCTTACGGAAGCTTCCCGCTGGGTCTGATCttggtcggttcattctgtcagtaaggtgggggctttaggacccagatgcgggaaggcagggcaaggaggcagaggtgcagtccaaaaagacgttttaatatctaatcaaaaaaaacctaacttcaaaatacaaaataaactgaactaacaaaacatgaagctaaacatgacaaaacaactaaggcgagactaacaacatgacatggatcctgatcaggcgaagaggtcagcgtgacgtggcgaaagacttacgacagttgcaacagcaaaaatgaaccgacacagacaggggggagacaaccgactaaatacaccaacactaatgacatgacaagacacacctggctgagggcactgattggatgacacatgagggtaatggggaaaggtggacacaatcagggttgacacagacaccacacgaggaagggcaagtgaccagaaacgagaggagtcagacttttcacaataaaacaggaaatgacaagacaaggggaaaacatgacagggagtaaacaagactgaaaataaacatgacagtcctggcttgcagggttccatgaattttctgtaataggtagaagtgttgattttgtccagttaatagaataatctgataactgtgagaatttagttattaagttaaatacttcccctaacgaagtagccagcttttctaaataaagtaagatatcatcggcatatagatgaattttatgttctgttaccccagagtgaattccttgaatccttctttcatggcgtatggctaatgcaagtggctcaataaatattgcaaataataaaggggatagtgggcatccctgtcttgtgcctctctgtaaagtaaagctctgagatataatcccattagtagtaactgtagctttaggagaatcatataatactgatacccagtggataaatgatttcccaaagccaaatttatttaaaacagcaaagaggaaggaccagttaactttgtcgaaagctttttctgcatccaatgatataataactgcctttttatcatgccgctgtgacatgctaatagggttaaagagtctcctaatattattagtagagtgacgatctttaataaagcctgtttggtcgctatgaatgattgtcgagattactgtttctagtctagatgtgaaagccttagtctTTAAAGTTCTTTAATGACCGTACTGTACTGTGGCATGAGTTGAGGTTGAATCTAATCATAGGGAAAAGGTTATATGacatccatttatttcaatggcattttattgaaaaaatgtcTGTGACAGTATTTTCCCGATAACCAAAATGAATTATGTCACTTTCATTGTGGTCATTTGCAGATAGATTTTTGTCAACAGCAGAGGATTCTCACAAATTTTGATTGGTGGAATCAGACCGATGACCAGCAGCCTGCTGCGCCTCAGtgctataaaacaaaaaacaaattagaaTCCATCTCATTTGGGTGATGACAGTAATAAATTGATGTCACTACGGTCATAACTGCAgacaatcaagtaaaaaaataacaaaatgtatattcCTGAAAAATCAATcattcatcaatcaatcaatcaatgtaaAACTACAAATAAAGTTGGGCAGGAATGGTCGACAGGTGATTTGAGATTCTGTAGAAATCATGATTTTCCTAAATGTAATAACACAGtaccataacaaaaaaaaaaaaggaattccaGGCACTTTCAGAACCCAATTGGTTTATTACAATGCTTAAACATATTCTTGGAAAGCATTGGAAAGGTTTCACTGGTCTTGGTAAAGTCATATAACACGCTAACACACTACTCATCTACAGCGTGTACCTATTGATGTCCCTTGTTTCATTTGACTTGCTGATCATTTTCTATTATCAGtttattcatattttgtcctttttggTGTAGTGAGCATTGTGTTATGTAACCAACAGAAAACTGTCCATTGTTTGAATTCATACAaacattttacttttctttattctttgtttttaatagcATTTTGCCACATACCTTAAAATCCCACATGACCATGGCTCCATCCAGTCCCACACTGCTGTACTTCTCCACTTTAGCAGTTCCCTTAACAGCACACAACTGCCTACATGACACAACagatgtgcaaaaaaacaaatgtggatGGGGAGTACATACATAGACAGAAGTCCACAACAAGTCATTATAGCAGAATTATAATACTATATGTGGTGATTACATGTAGTATAATtctaataatatacagtatatgtactgtatgcggATAAGCATAAGCATATTGATACACTatgttcaaatcaaaatgaaaaatgttttattgtttttaagtcaatgttaGTGAAGTGGGAAACAGCAATTCCCCTTACGTGATGCTGTTCTGATGAAGGGTGCCCAACTCATTGCTGTCTTCCTCAGTAGCCCTCTTATCCAGGTTACGGAAGTGCTGCATGGCTGAAATGCCACTTTTGGAAGATTGCTTGGGAATGTCGAGCTTCTTTACAAATCCCAGAGAGCCTGGTGCCTTATAGGTGAACTGGTGGGGGCAACAGTCATGACCCTGAGAAACATAAATGGGTGTTAAAGAAATACCATATGACAGAAATATGGTGTTAAAATAACAGCTATTGTGTTAATAACATACTTTGTTAGAACAACATGTATTACAGGTATGTTAAGTGTTTGTTGTTCAGTGCCTATTTAGATATTTTGCAGGAAATTCAGTTATTTCAAGTTCAGTTCAATTTGCTCTGTACATGCCTTTACCCTGTTAAACGTGACCACTGTTACTATTTGCACTGTATTACTGTACTATATCagctgactgttgtttgtgatTACGCGCCAAACAACAGTGTACACGTTACGTATTGACGCCACTTGTTTTATTTGACCTGGTTATCGTTTTCTATTGTCAGTGGACCACCGTGACCACACCTCCCTTGTTGAGGAGTTTAACTGGAGCTCTGGCCATAAGGTAGTCGGTGCCTGATGTGGCGGAAATCTCAGAATCCGTTGTTGGACGCCAGCTGTAAGGGATGccatcaagctgaagaaggaatCCTATCAGGCCCTTTTGGCAAATATACTCAAGAGACAGCTGTTGGGTACCAGGTGACTAAGTGGAAAGCAGCTTCAGTGGTTGCCAGGCAAAACTCGGGAGGAGTTTGGTAACACATGGAAAGCGACTTCCAAATGGCTTAGAGGAAATTTTAGTCCACCATCCGGCTTCTCAGGAGGGGGAAGCACTGAACTACTAACACTCTGTACAATTGAGATGGTGTGCTGCTGACCTCAACTCGAGATGTTGTGAGTCAGTGGGGAGAATACGTCAatgacctcctcaattccactgaTGCCTTCCTTtaaggaagcagagtctggggatcTCTGAGGTTGGCTCAAGGTGGTTAAAAAACTCTTTGGTCGCTAAAAACCTCCTTGGTGGCAAAGCCCCGGGGGTGGATCAGATCTGCCTGAAGTTCCTGAAggttctggatgttgtggggctgtcctgGTGGAAATGTCTCTACCACATTGCATAGACATCCAGGATGGTACCTCTGGATTGTGGACTGGAGTGTATGCTCCAACTGAGCCTCCGTTGCCAAGTCAGATCTTGGATTCAGGAGGACCATTGGGGTTTTCGTCCTGgctgtggaacagtggaccaacTCTCCACCCTCGGCAGAGTCCTTGAGGGTGTATGGGAGTTCCCCACCCAGTCTAAACTACATGTGTTTTATGAACTTGGAGAAGGCGCTTGATTATGTCCCTCTTGGAGTTCTGTGCTGGGCACTTTGGCAATACGGTGTACTGAACCCCCTGATATGGGCTGTTCCATCCCTGTATGACAAGTATCAAACGTTGGTCCGCATTGTCGTCAGATTtcgtggcctcagcattgcatctctgctttatGCAGATGATATGGTTGGATTCATCAAGCCACGATGTCCAACTCTTACTGAAGCTATTTAGTGTTAAGcaattgggatgaaaatcaccgcctccaaatctgagaccatggtcctcaatCAGAAAAATAtggagtgccctctccaggttccaggtcggggatgagatcccaagtggaggagttcaagtatcttggggtctagTTCACGAGTGAGGGGAGAATGAAGCGTGTGATAGGCGGATTGGTGTAGTATCTGCAGTGAAGTGGACTCTGTATGGGTCCACCGTGGTAAAGAGACAGTTGAGATAGAGGGCAAATCTCTCGATTTAGCGGTCTATCTCCGTCTCTAGTACCCTCACCTATGATAACAAGCTGTGGCtcatgaccaaaagaacaagatccctgCGATACAAGTGGCCAAAATAAGTTTCCTAAGCAGGGTCTCCCCTAGCGACATCATGAGAAGTTTGGTCATCAGAGAATAGCTCAGAGTAGAGCTTCTGCTCCTCCGCATCGAGAGGAGCCAGATGAGGTGCTTAGGGAAAAGCTGGacaaagtggctggggaaagCCACAGCCTCCACGACCCGACCTTGGATAAagggaagaaaatggatggatggatctgtGCTTCACATGCACATGCATGAGTGGATAATCTCCAAACACAAATTACCCTAGCAGAATTAGCAGTGAAGTTTTGTTGAGACCAACTTCCTGCTGAAAACCAAGGCACTGAGATTTTCACACTGTGAACTTAGTTAAAAGAGGCAACAATAAAAAGCTCAAACAAGCTGAAAGAAACTGCACAGTGGGTGTAATTCCCTTATCAACCAACTTTTGGTCAAAGGGCtatatataacacacacacaaaacacacacgcacacacgcacacgcgcgcacacacacacacacacacacacacacacacacacacacacacacacacacacgcacacacacgcacacgcacacacacacgtgcacatggAAGGTGAATAATTACCGCAGCAACAATCTCAGTGGGGCTGACATACAGGATGCTGATCAGTGGAAGACTGTCAATGGTCAGCTGTGTTGCCCTGGACAAACAAAGTGATCACCAAATAACAATTTGTCAACAGACAAAATGCAGTATGTTAGTTTCAAGTTTTCATATTTCTCGTTTCTCTTTCCCCTAACACTGATATAACAAAGATGTTGAAAATCCCGTAATCTTGTAAAAATCTTGAATTATGAAACcttaaaaacatgcaggactcaggccctcgaggaccggacatTGACACCACTGTAGTAGAGGGACTTGAGTGTCCCTATGATCCTAGGAACTaagttgtctggggctttatgcaACTGGCAGGGTCACGGTAGGGGAATGGTTCCTGACAACTGTTTGTGCTTCTGCACCAAACAGTAGTTCAGACTACCCATGCtatttggagtccttggagggggtgctggagagcgctTCCACTGGGGACTCCCTTGTTCTGTAGGGGGACTTCAATACTCATGTGGGCAATGACAGTTAGACCTGTAATGGGGATGTTGAGAGGCTTATGAAGTGGCTAGGGAGAGTGAAGTCTGGGCTTCAACCTGCTTAAGATTGCGGCCCCCATGACCTGATGTCAGATAAGCGGAAgacaataaatgaatgaataaatgaacgTACAACcaatataatgtatttaaataaactgTGTAATATGCATTGCAATCATTGTGCATATGTGAGTGTACCACACAGATCTTTTTATTACCATCTGTTGTTTagggggtcaccaacatggtgcccaCAGGCACCAGGTCATGTTCTAAATATATCTAATGAGGTAtaagacattgtgattttctataGTATTGTTGAAGAAGGCATAATTTATATAAACACATGCaaagatttatagaaataaaaaataaacaaatttagtGTCTACATagattaatgttattattaataacgACAAATATAAAGGTAATTTCagaaaatttgttatttcagaagcaTCACAAATATTATcattaataatgaaaaagcatttaaggTAATTTGAGGTGTTATTTCACAAgtgcatttattattttaagcaGATTACTGCTATCTGCTGTCTATCAATGGAATAGCATAAACCACTCAGTTTACATTTCTCCTGGGGCTACAGGAAAATGTCATGGACCTATTTTATTTATCGATGCTGTGTCTCTTTATCTCAGTTGTACTTACTCCTTTCCCCGGGCAGCATCAGCTACAGAGATGGTGCTGTTGTGGGCCACCCAGGCCAGCTGGTCTCCACTAGGTGAGAAGGAGACACTGTGCACCCAGCCTCCACAGTCCTTATTCTCAAACATCAACTCCCCAAAAGGCATTTTGGCCCCCCAAGCTGTGGGTCCAGGCTTGTCCTCGATGTCCTTTATGTAGGCTgagaaaatcctttttttttttttaaatcccagcaGAAAGTTTCGaggtaaattacattttcatttggtGAGTTGGAAATGTTGAaggttatttttaatatatttaataaaattatattttcacaaCATTTTCCAGTACATACAAAAACTCCCATGCCCAAAATGATTTGTCTAAGTAAATAGTCTTTATccattgttaattttttttaatgttgattaGAAAGCTGTCTGTCTATACAGAatgatgtttacattttaagaTGCAATAATACCATCTACACTCAAAATACTAGACACTCATAATTCATGCTCTGAATAATACTCAGCACCATGTCTGGTTgatgttttgtaaaaaacaaacaaaaaacaccaccaccaacaagaagtcattattttatcatttgagCACAGGTTTACTATTTCAGTTGAGCATATAGCCATATTTAAAACCTTGGAGTTTACTTAATAAGAGCACGTCCCTCCTACATAGGTCAATATGGAATAATAAATACCTGCAGTGGAGATCTGCAGACCCAGCTGCCAAAAGAATATTATTGGGATGCCAATCCAGGCTTAGAATGGTGGAGCGAATGGGCTTTTTGATGTGCTTACTCAGCCACCTGTGGAAAGAATgcaaaaagttgtaaaaaatgttttaattaaactgAGAAAACAAAAGGTCAGCTTTTTCCATTTTGCTTTTACCAATCATTTTCCTTCTCAAAATAGCAGACAGAGATGAGTCGAGCTCCACTGCCCAAGGCAAACTTGTTTTCCAGAGGCGACCATTTTACACAGGTGGCTGCGCGGTTGATTCGCACGAGGACCAACGTTGGTTTCCACGAGCCATCTTTGAGAGTCCACACGTAGGCATTGCGGTCAGAGGCACAGGTGACGATGCGGTTGGACTCAGGGGCCCAGTCAATGCCTGTGAACATGACGAGTTTCAATTCATGATATGAAGTTAAAATCCTAGAAGTCAATGCTTAATCTGCTGCTAGTGACAAGTTGACTGATGAACATTTAAATTGGGTAGATATTGAAAATTCCTCCCAAAATATTTGCTTCTAAACGTTCCATTGTATTTCAATGCCTTTATTTCTCATGCATGAGAATAtacaaatgtttgtgtattgAGTATGAACATGTTATACTTGTATGAAGACAGTCAATGTTAGCGTTTCATCTGGCTGAAGAAACAGTCAATAAATTACTGAAAAAGCACTGGACACAATTTGGTACAGTAAGATATTACAAGAGGGCGAGGCATAATCTAAAATTCTCATTCATGACACTGGCACATATTATTTCTTTTACACTTCTGAAATACCAC is a window of Vanacampus margaritifer isolate UIUO_Vmar chromosome 2, RoL_Vmar_1.0, whole genome shotgun sequence DNA encoding:
- the LOC144043558 gene encoding actin-related protein 2/3 complex subunit 1A-A, translating into MSRYSFGLEPLSCHTWNKDRTQIAVSPNNNVANIYEKKGREWIKIHELTEHSGRITGIDWAPESNRIVTCASDRNAYVWTLKDGSWKPTLVLVRINRAATCVKWSPLENKFALGSGARLISVCYFEKENDWWLSKHIKKPIRSTILSLDWHPNNILLAAGSADLHCRIFSAYIKDIEDKPGPTAWGAKMPFGELMFENKDCGGWVHSVSFSPSGDQLAWVAHNSTISVADAARGKEATQLTIDSLPLISILYVSPTEIVAAGHDCCPHQFTYKAPGSLGFVKKLDIPKQSSKSGISAMQHFRNLDKRATEEDSNELGTLHQNSITQLCAVKGTAKVEKYSSVGLDGAMVMWDFKH